One genomic segment of Burkholderia pyrrocinia includes these proteins:
- the imuA gene encoding translesion DNA synthesis-associated protein ImuA, with the protein MLASSISPESLHPSLWRGSQLARGGPRTVDTGFAPLSAELPGGGWPVGGLVELLAAQPGCGEMRLLAPALARTVSARRPLALVAPPQSPHATALASLGVPADALLWLRAGNRTDALWAAEQALKTGCCGALLLWQDARPDALRRLHLAAARTGDTLFVMLRPLSAARQPSPAVLRVALYPVPGGVSLDIVKRRGPARSEPLVLDLPSPIVESRYARLARHPSAAPAARRVHPAPV; encoded by the coding sequence ATGCTCGCATCCTCCATTTCTCCCGAATCCCTTCATCCGTCGCTCTGGCGCGGTTCGCAGCTCGCGCGCGGCGGTCCGCGCACGGTCGATACCGGCTTCGCGCCGCTGTCCGCCGAGCTGCCGGGCGGCGGCTGGCCGGTCGGCGGGCTCGTCGAACTGCTGGCCGCGCAGCCGGGCTGCGGCGAGATGCGGCTGCTCGCGCCCGCGCTCGCACGCACCGTCAGCGCCCGGCGTCCGCTCGCGCTCGTCGCGCCGCCGCAATCGCCGCATGCGACCGCGCTCGCCAGTCTCGGCGTGCCGGCCGACGCGCTGCTGTGGCTGCGCGCCGGCAACCGCACGGATGCATTGTGGGCCGCCGAGCAGGCGCTCAAGACCGGCTGTTGCGGCGCGCTGCTGCTCTGGCAGGACGCGCGGCCCGATGCGCTGCGGCGCCTGCATCTCGCGGCCGCGCGCACGGGCGACACGCTGTTCGTGATGCTGCGCCCGCTGTCGGCCGCGCGGCAGCCGTCGCCGGCCGTGCTGCGCGTCGCGCTGTATCCCGTGCCGGGCGGCGTGTCGCTCGACATCGTCAAGCGTCGCGGGCCCGCGCGCAGCGAGCCGCTCGTGCTCGACCTGCCGTCGCCCATCGTGGAGAGCCGCTATGCGCGTCTTGCTCGGCATCCATCTGCCGCGCCTGCCGCTCGACGTGTGCACCCCGCACCCGTCTGA
- a CDS encoding ABC transporter ATP-binding protein: MLSAQDLKLTFNPGTPIETRALRGLSLEIPDGQFVAVIGSNGAGKSTFLNAVSGDQRVDAGRISIDGADVTRQPAWDRAHLVARVFQDPMAGTCEALTIEENMALATARGVRRGFRAALDRPSRELFRDKLRLLNLGLENRLTDRIGLLSGGQRQAVSLLMASLRPSRILLLDEHTAALDPKTAAFVLELTARIVAESKLTTMMVTHSMRQALDYGDRTVMLHQGQVVLDVSGDARKGLDVPDLLQMFEKVRHEQLDDDALLLG; the protein is encoded by the coding sequence ATGCTGTCCGCACAAGACCTGAAACTCACGTTCAATCCCGGTACGCCGATCGAGACGCGCGCGCTGCGCGGGCTGTCGCTCGAGATTCCCGACGGCCAGTTCGTCGCGGTGATCGGCTCGAACGGCGCCGGCAAGTCGACCTTCCTCAATGCGGTCAGCGGCGACCAGCGCGTCGATGCGGGGCGCATCTCGATCGACGGTGCGGACGTCACGCGCCAGCCCGCATGGGACCGCGCGCACCTCGTCGCGCGCGTGTTCCAGGATCCGATGGCCGGCACCTGCGAGGCGCTGACGATCGAGGAGAACATGGCGCTCGCGACGGCGCGCGGCGTGCGGCGCGGCTTCCGGGCCGCGCTCGACCGGCCGTCGCGCGAGCTGTTCCGCGACAAGCTGCGGCTCCTGAACCTCGGCCTCGAGAACCGGCTGACCGACCGGATCGGGCTGCTGTCGGGCGGCCAGCGGCAGGCGGTGAGCCTGCTGATGGCGTCGCTGCGGCCGTCGCGGATCCTGCTGCTCGACGAGCACACGGCCGCGCTCGACCCGAAGACGGCCGCGTTCGTGCTGGAACTGACCGCGCGCATCGTCGCCGAGAGCAAGCTGACGACGATGATGGTCACGCACAGCATGCGGCAGGCGCTCGACTACGGCGATCGCACGGTGATGCTGCACCAGGGGCAGGTCGTGCTCGACGTGTCGGGCGACGCGCGCAAGGGGCTCGACGTGCCGGACCTGCTGCAGATGTTCGAGAAGGTGCGTCACGAGCAGCTCGACGACGACGCGTTGTTGCTCGGCTGA
- a CDS encoding GntR family transcriptional regulator → METGWSELAPDPLNDTPLYLQLARNLASAIHGGAWRAGEALPSERLLSVSVGVSRITARRALALLVEQGLITRARGAGSFITPRVADPLSRLVGFTAKMQQRGFMPDSVWLSRRLRAANRDEITHLGLAPGATVARLERLRRADGIVMAVEHSTLPAAVVPDPQALGASLYEYLEARGMVVVRALQHFRAVNATREIAKWMAVKPGAALLVITRIGYGADQRAIEVTESYCRDDYYDFVAELKR, encoded by the coding sequence ATGGAAACCGGCTGGTCCGAACTGGCGCCCGATCCGCTCAACGACACGCCGCTTTATCTGCAGCTCGCCCGCAACCTGGCGAGCGCGATTCACGGCGGCGCGTGGCGGGCCGGGGAGGCGCTGCCGTCGGAGCGGTTGCTGTCGGTGTCGGTCGGCGTATCGCGGATCACGGCTCGCCGCGCACTCGCGCTGCTGGTCGAGCAGGGGCTGATCACGCGGGCGCGCGGTGCGGGCAGTTTCATCACGCCGCGCGTCGCCGATCCGCTGTCGCGCCTGGTCGGCTTCACCGCGAAGATGCAGCAGCGCGGCTTCATGCCCGATTCGGTGTGGCTGTCGCGCAGGCTGCGCGCCGCGAACCGCGACGAGATCACGCATCTCGGCCTCGCGCCGGGTGCGACGGTTGCGCGGCTCGAACGGCTGCGCCGCGCGGACGGCATCGTGATGGCCGTCGAGCATTCGACGCTGCCGGCCGCGGTGGTGCCCGATCCGCAGGCGCTCGGCGCGTCGCTGTACGAATACCTCGAAGCGCGCGGCATGGTCGTCGTGCGTGCGCTGCAGCACTTTCGCGCGGTGAACGCGACGCGCGAGATCGCGAAATGGATGGCGGTGAAGCCGGGCGCGGCGCTCCTCGTGATCACGCGCATCGGCTACGGTGCCGACCAGCGCGCGATCGAAGTGACCGAATCGTATTGCCGCGACGACTATTACGACTTCGTCGCCGAACTGAAACGCTGA
- the nagA gene encoding N-acetylglucosamine-6-phosphate deacetylase → MLTGNILTPDGWIHGSLDSENGRITTLDGTPADPAKNDAPYILPGFIDLHVHGGGGADVMEGGDAIETIARTHAQFGTTSLLATTMTAPRDELMKVVGNLGSVARTRTPGGARVLGVHLEGPYINPGKLGAQPDAAVSAVLDEVLKYLSIAPIRVVTLAPEIAGHIEIIGEMAARGVRVQLGHSLATYDDAVAALKHGACGFTHLFNAMSPLHHRNPGLVGAALAHAEYAEIIPDLLHVHPGAIRAALRAIPRLYVVTDSTSATGMPDGEYRLGSQHVTKCLGGVRLADGTLAGSTLTMDQALRNLVSLGLPIADVSNRMSRYAADYLGIADRGRLERGAWADLAVFDRDLNLTATYVEGESIVEYA, encoded by the coding sequence ATGCTGACTGGAAACATCCTCACCCCCGACGGCTGGATTCACGGTTCGCTCGATAGCGAGAACGGCCGCATCACCACGCTCGACGGTACGCCCGCCGATCCCGCGAAGAACGACGCGCCGTACATCCTGCCCGGCTTCATCGACCTGCACGTGCACGGCGGCGGCGGCGCCGACGTGATGGAAGGCGGCGACGCGATCGAGACGATCGCCCGCACGCACGCGCAATTCGGCACGACGAGCCTGCTCGCGACGACGATGACCGCGCCGCGCGACGAACTGATGAAAGTCGTCGGCAACCTCGGCAGCGTTGCGCGCACCCGCACGCCGGGCGGCGCGCGCGTGCTCGGCGTGCACCTCGAAGGCCCGTACATCAACCCCGGCAAGCTCGGCGCGCAGCCCGACGCGGCCGTGTCGGCCGTGCTCGACGAAGTGCTGAAGTACCTGTCGATCGCGCCGATCCGCGTCGTCACGCTCGCGCCGGAAATCGCCGGCCACATCGAGATCATCGGCGAGATGGCCGCGCGCGGCGTGCGCGTGCAGCTCGGCCACTCGCTCGCGACCTACGACGATGCCGTCGCCGCGCTCAAGCACGGCGCATGCGGCTTCACGCACCTGTTCAACGCGATGTCGCCGCTGCATCACCGCAACCCGGGCCTGGTGGGCGCGGCGCTTGCGCATGCCGAATACGCGGAAATCATTCCCGACCTGCTGCACGTGCACCCGGGCGCGATTCGTGCGGCGCTGCGCGCGATCCCGCGCCTGTACGTCGTGACCGACAGCACGTCCGCAACCGGCATGCCCGACGGCGAATACCGGCTCGGCAGCCAGCACGTGACGAAGTGCCTCGGCGGCGTGCGGCTGGCCGACGGCACGCTCGCCGGCAGCACGCTGACGATGGACCAGGCGTTGCGCAACCTCGTGTCGCTCGGCCTGCCGATCGCCGACGTGTCGAACCGGATGTCGCGCTATGCGGCCGACTACCTCGGCATCGCCGATCGCGGCCGCCTCGAACGCGGCGCATGGGCCGACCTCGCGGTGTTCGATCGCGACCTGAACCTCACCGCGACCTATGTCGAAGGAGAATCGATTGTCGAATATGCTTAA
- a CDS encoding ABC transporter substrate-binding protein, whose product MKRFKTFAIRSITAGVAVFALAGAAHAQTVKVLSIVDHPALDAIRDGVRAELKAEGYGDDKLKWEYQSAQGNTGTAAQIARKFVGDKPDVIVAIATPAAQSVVAATKSVPVVYSGVTDPVAAQLVKGWSPSGTNVTGVSDKLPLDRQVALIKRVVPNAKTVGMVYNPGEANSVVVVKALKEILAKQGMTLKEAAAPRTVDIGPAAKSLIGKVDVIYTNTDNNVVSAYEALVKVANEAKIPLVAGDTDSVKRGGIAALGINYGDLGRQTGKVVARILKGEKPGAIASETSSNLELFVNTGAAAKQGVTLSSDLVKEAKTVIK is encoded by the coding sequence ATGAAGCGATTCAAGACTTTCGCGATCCGTTCGATCACGGCCGGCGTGGCCGTATTCGCGTTGGCAGGCGCCGCGCACGCGCAGACCGTCAAGGTGCTGTCGATCGTCGATCATCCGGCGCTCGACGCGATCCGCGACGGTGTGCGCGCCGAGCTGAAGGCGGAAGGCTACGGCGACGACAAGCTCAAGTGGGAATACCAGAGCGCGCAGGGCAACACGGGCACGGCCGCACAGATCGCGCGCAAGTTCGTCGGCGACAAGCCCGACGTGATCGTCGCGATCGCGACGCCGGCCGCGCAGTCGGTCGTCGCGGCGACGAAGAGCGTGCCGGTCGTCTATTCGGGCGTGACCGATCCGGTCGCCGCACAGCTCGTGAAGGGCTGGAGCCCGTCGGGCACCAACGTGACGGGCGTGTCCGACAAGCTGCCGCTCGATCGCCAGGTCGCGTTGATCAAGCGCGTCGTGCCGAATGCGAAGACGGTCGGCATGGTCTACAACCCGGGCGAGGCGAATTCGGTCGTCGTCGTGAAGGCGCTCAAGGAGATCCTCGCGAAGCAGGGGATGACGCTCAAGGAAGCGGCTGCCCCGCGCACCGTCGACATCGGCCCGGCCGCGAAGAGCCTGATCGGCAAGGTCGACGTGATCTACACGAACACCGACAACAACGTCGTGTCCGCGTACGAAGCGCTCGTGAAGGTCGCGAACGAAGCGAAGATCCCGCTCGTCGCGGGCGACACCGACAGCGTGAAGCGCGGCGGCATCGCGGCGCTCGGCATCAACTACGGCGACCTCGGCCGCCAGACGGGCAAGGTCGTCGCGCGCATCCTGAAGGGCGAGAAGCCGGGCGCGATCGCGTCGGAGACGAGCAGCAACCTCGAGCTGTTCGTGAACACGGGCGCGGCCGCGAAGCAGGGCGTCACGCTGTCGTCGGATCTCGTCAAGGAAGCGAAGACGGTCATCAAGTAA
- a CDS encoding VF_A0006 family four-cysteine protein, giving the protein MKRGVRAIAFAAVALTLPGAAFALTDGYAQYDECMLGALRESRNGAAAQLIQRSCDALYRNNAMLLPRERRFHECVVQSLPGVRDNYAIQQIMSICSRRGEM; this is encoded by the coding sequence ATGAAACGGGGAGTCCGTGCAATCGCATTCGCGGCCGTCGCGCTGACGCTGCCGGGCGCGGCGTTCGCGCTGACCGACGGCTATGCGCAATACGACGAGTGCATGCTCGGCGCGCTGCGCGAAAGCCGCAACGGCGCGGCGGCCCAGTTGATCCAGCGCTCCTGCGACGCGCTGTACCGCAACAACGCGATGCTGCTGCCCCGCGAGCGGCGCTTTCACGAGTGTGTCGTGCAGTCGCTGCCGGGCGTGCGCGACAACTACGCGATCCAGCAGATCATGTCGATCTGCTCGCGGCGCGGCGAGATGTGA
- a CDS encoding error-prone DNA polymerase translates to MAAEYKFLPDYAELFCRSNFSFLHGASHAEELVERAVKLHYRGIAITDECSLAGAPRMHVAAKAKGLPLVIGSYFEVTPDEVAPGHDPGPGAFGLVLLAQNREGYGNLSELISWRRMEAPKGTYRLTSRMLSAPPEEFAHLRGMPDCFAILVPAYPVRANVLDAQVAWFRATFGERARLGLVQLQRALDGGQREEIRAAGERRGVRVVALGDVTMHLRSCKALQDVMTAIRLGMPVMECGYALAPNAEQHLRSLGRIGQLYSPDEIAETCAILDACHFSLDELKYEYPLELVPRGHTPTSYLKQETWAGVARRYWNGVPEKVAKQIRYELALIAKLDYEPFFLTVYDIVKYARSQNILCQGRGSAANSVVCYCLGITEVNPEQSTMLFERFISKERGEPPDIDVDFEHQRREEVIQHIYKKYGKDRAALAAAVSTYRPRGVLRETGKALGVDPMLIDRVAKGHRWFDGSRDLLQQFATTGLDPATPMIRAWAELSGRLLNFPRHLSQHSGGFVISRGKLTRLVPVENAAMDGRRVIQWDKDDLESLKLMKVDVLALGMLSALHRAFDMVTAWRGPPLRDGKPFALKNIPQKDETTYDMICRADTVGVFQIESRAQMSMLPRLRPRNYYDLVIQVSIVRPGPIQGGAVHPYLKRRRIIAGEEEGEVTYPSEALKEVLVRTLGVPIFQEQVMQIAIVAAGFTPGEADELRRAMAAWKRKGNLERYHDKIVYGMLERGYTREFAEQIFEQIKGFGEYGFPESHAASFAKLAYASSWLKCHEPAIFLAALLNSQPMGFYPPSQLVQDAKRHGVQVMPIDVTQSGWEASLEALPGQPPPHGPPAVRLGLSLVRGLGEAAARRIEAARAVGPFENVDTLARRAQLERRDLEALAAANALATLAGHRRDALWQAVAAAPERDLLAAAPIDEVEKPALGAPSEADDILADYHTTGLTLNRHPVALLRPALCARRLSSAAELRDRPDGRLARACGLVTARQMPGTAKGVMFMTLEDETGCVNVIVRPELLARQRRETLDSRLLAASGVWQVVSDVRHLVAQHFEDLTPLLGGLRTSSREFH, encoded by the coding sequence ATGGCTGCGGAATACAAGTTTCTTCCTGACTACGCGGAGCTGTTCTGCCGTTCGAACTTTTCGTTTCTGCATGGCGCGTCGCATGCGGAGGAATTGGTCGAGCGCGCAGTGAAACTCCACTACCGTGGTATCGCGATCACCGACGAATGCTCGCTCGCGGGCGCGCCGCGCATGCATGTCGCGGCGAAGGCGAAAGGGCTGCCGCTCGTCATCGGTTCGTATTTCGAAGTAACACCGGATGAAGTCGCACCAGGCCACGATCCGGGCCCCGGCGCGTTCGGGCTCGTGCTGCTCGCGCAGAACCGCGAGGGCTACGGCAACCTGTCCGAGCTGATCTCGTGGCGACGGATGGAGGCGCCGAAGGGCACGTACCGACTGACGTCGCGGATGCTGTCGGCGCCGCCCGAGGAATTTGCGCATCTGCGCGGGATGCCGGATTGCTTCGCGATTCTTGTCCCCGCGTATCCGGTTCGCGCGAACGTGCTCGATGCGCAGGTCGCGTGGTTTCGCGCGACGTTCGGCGAGCGGGCACGGCTCGGGCTCGTGCAACTGCAGCGCGCGCTGGATGGGGGGCAGCGCGAGGAGATTCGAGCGGCGGGCGAGCGGCGTGGCGTGCGCGTCGTTGCGCTCGGCGACGTGACGATGCACCTGCGCTCGTGCAAGGCGCTGCAGGACGTGATGACGGCGATCCGGCTCGGGATGCCGGTGATGGAATGCGGGTATGCGCTCGCGCCGAATGCGGAACAGCATCTGCGTTCGCTCGGGCGAATCGGGCAACTGTACTCACCGGACGAGATCGCGGAAACGTGCGCGATTCTCGATGCGTGCCATTTCTCTCTCGACGAGTTGAAGTATGAATATCCGCTCGAACTCGTGCCGCGCGGACATACGCCGACGAGCTACCTGAAGCAGGAGACGTGGGCGGGTGTGGCTCGGCGTTACTGGAATGGTGTGCCGGAGAAAGTAGCAAAGCAGATCCGATATGAACTCGCCCTGATCGCGAAACTGGATTACGAGCCGTTCTTCCTGACCGTCTACGACATCGTCAAATACGCGCGCAGCCAGAACATCCTGTGCCAGGGCAGAGGCTCGGCAGCGAACTCGGTAGTCTGTTACTGCCTGGGCATCACCGAGGTGAATCCCGAGCAGAGCACGATGCTGTTCGAACGTTTCATCAGCAAGGAGCGCGGCGAGCCGCCCGACATCGACGTCGACTTCGAGCATCAGCGCCGGGAAGAAGTCATTCAGCATATCTACAAGAAATACGGCAAGGATCGCGCGGCACTCGCGGCGGCCGTTTCGACCTATCGTCCGCGCGGCGTGCTGCGCGAAACCGGCAAGGCGCTCGGTGTCGATCCGATGCTGATCGACCGCGTCGCGAAGGGGCATCGCTGGTTCGACGGTAGCCGTGATCTGCTGCAGCAATTCGCGACGACCGGGCTCGACCCGGCGACGCCGATGATTCGCGCATGGGCCGAATTGTCGGGGCGATTGCTCAATTTCCCGCGCCACCTGTCGCAGCACTCGGGCGGCTTCGTGATCAGCCGAGGCAAGCTCACGCGGCTCGTGCCGGTCGAGAACGCGGCGATGGACGGGCGGCGCGTGATCCAGTGGGATAAAGACGACCTCGAATCGCTCAAGCTGATGAAGGTCGACGTGCTCGCGCTCGGCATGCTGTCGGCGTTGCATCGCGCGTTCGACATGGTCACTGCGTGGCGCGGGCCGCCGCTGCGCGACGGAAAACCGTTCGCGCTGAAAAACATTCCTCAAAAGGACGAAACGACCTACGACATGATCTGCCGCGCCGACACGGTCGGCGTGTTTCAGATCGAATCGCGCGCACAGATGTCGATGCTGCCGCGCCTGCGGCCGCGCAACTACTACGATCTCGTGATCCAGGTATCGATCGTTCGGCCGGGGCCGATCCAGGGCGGCGCGGTGCATCCGTACCTGAAGCGGCGCAGGATCATCGCTGGCGAGGAAGAGGGCGAGGTGACGTATCCGAGCGAGGCACTCAAGGAGGTGCTCGTTCGTACGCTTGGCGTGCCGATCTTCCAGGAGCAGGTCATGCAGATCGCGATCGTCGCCGCGGGTTTCACACCCGGCGAAGCGGATGAACTGCGTCGCGCGATGGCCGCATGGAAACGCAAGGGCAATCTCGAGAGGTATCACGACAAGATCGTCTACGGCATGCTCGAACGCGGCTATACACGCGAATTCGCCGAACAGATCTTCGAGCAGATCAAGGGCTTCGGCGAATACGGTTTCCCCGAGAGCCACGCGGCAAGTTTCGCGAAGCTCGCCTACGCCAGCAGCTGGCTCAAATGCCACGAACCGGCGATCTTCCTCGCCGCATTGCTGAACAGCCAGCCGATGGGTTTCTACCCGCCGTCGCAACTCGTGCAGGACGCAAAGCGGCACGGCGTGCAGGTCATGCCGATCGATGTCACGCAAAGCGGCTGGGAAGCGTCGCTCGAAGCGCTGCCCGGCCAGCCGCCGCCACACGGCCCGCCCGCCGTGCGGCTCGGCCTGTCGCTCGTCCGCGGCCTTGGCGAAGCCGCTGCGCGCCGCATCGAAGCCGCACGCGCAGTTGGCCCCTTCGAGAACGTCGACACCCTCGCGCGCCGCGCGCAGCTCGAACGCCGCGACCTCGAAGCGCTCGCCGCCGCGAACGCGCTCGCGACGCTCGCCGGCCATCGCCGCGACGCATTGTGGCAGGCCGTCGCCGCGGCGCCGGAGCGCGACCTGCTCGCCGCCGCGCCGATCGACGAAGTGGAGAAGCCCGCGCTCGGCGCACCGTCGGAGGCCGACGACATCCTCGCCGACTATCACACCACCGGCCTCACGCTGAACCGCCACCCGGTCGCGCTGCTGCGGCCTGCGCTGTGCGCACGGCGGCTGTCGTCCGCGGCCGAACTGCGCGACCGCCCCGACGGCCGGCTTGCGCGCGCGTGCGGGCTGGTGACCGCGCGGCAGATGCCGGGCACCGCGAAAGGCGTGATGTTCATGACGCTCGAGGACGAAACCGGCTGCGTGAACGTGATCGTCCGGCCCGAACTGCTCGCGCGGCAGCGCCGCGAAACCCTCGATTCGCGGCTGCTTGCGGCGTCCGGCGTGTGGCAGGTCGTGAGCGACGTGAGGCACCTCGTCGCGCAGCATTTCGAGGATCTGACGCCGCTGCTCGGCGGCCTGCGCACGTCGAGCCGCGAATTCCACTGA
- a CDS encoding Y-family DNA polymerase: protein MRVLLGIHLPRLPLDVCTPHPSDAAAGGAGCAVLEQGVVLIADAAARRQGVRAGMKRGGVLTLAPETQLVERDPAREADALRAVALALLRFSPCVVLDDEATLIVDVGPSLRLFGGLPSLCRQARATLAALGYAARLSAAPTGRGAWLLARTSARARIRRRVAGQASLVRLLDGLPCVLLPDARPYAGWFDGLGCRTLADLRRLPRAGLQRRCGPALLAALDRAYGDAVEPLAWMAVPPVFDVRLELPERVEYAEAVLFAARRLVVQLCGWLAARQLSLAAMTFDLEHERGRQAVPPTPLELAFAAPVRDEAHFMRLLGERLARVELPAAVIAVRLKATRVESVAPPADDLFPEPGGTRETRARLFELLVARLGAENVLRAAPVADHRPEAANRWLPLDAQAGKPAGGPPAVPPRPAWLLAEPLPLLMRGERPVFHTPLRMMSSAERIEAGWFDGQLAARDYHVAQDEEGACYWVFRERTSSQADPHWFLHGLFG, encoded by the coding sequence ATGCGCGTCTTGCTCGGCATCCATCTGCCGCGCCTGCCGCTCGACGTGTGCACCCCGCACCCGTCTGACGCAGCGGCCGGCGGCGCCGGCTGTGCGGTGCTCGAGCAAGGCGTCGTGCTGATCGCCGATGCGGCCGCGCGCCGGCAAGGCGTGCGCGCGGGCATGAAGCGCGGCGGCGTGCTGACGCTCGCGCCCGAGACGCAGCTCGTCGAACGCGATCCCGCGCGCGAGGCCGATGCGCTGCGCGCGGTCGCGCTCGCGTTGCTGCGCTTCTCGCCGTGCGTCGTGCTCGACGACGAAGCCACGCTGATCGTCGACGTCGGCCCGAGCCTGCGCCTGTTCGGCGGCCTGCCGTCGCTGTGCCGCCAGGCGCGCGCGACGCTCGCGGCGCTCGGTTATGCGGCGCGCCTGTCCGCCGCGCCGACCGGGCGCGGCGCGTGGCTGCTCGCGCGCACGTCGGCGCGCGCGCGCATCCGGCGCCGCGTCGCCGGCCAGGCCTCGCTCGTCCGCTTGCTCGACGGCCTGCCCTGTGTGCTGCTGCCCGATGCGCGTCCGTATGCAGGCTGGTTCGACGGCCTCGGTTGCCGCACGCTCGCCGATCTGCGCCGCCTGCCGCGCGCAGGGCTGCAGCGTCGTTGCGGCCCCGCGCTGCTGGCCGCGCTCGATCGCGCGTACGGCGATGCGGTCGAGCCGCTTGCGTGGATGGCGGTGCCGCCCGTGTTCGACGTGCGGCTCGAATTGCCGGAGCGCGTCGAATATGCGGAAGCCGTGCTGTTCGCCGCACGGCGGCTCGTCGTGCAGCTCTGCGGCTGGCTGGCCGCGCGGCAACTGTCGCTGGCCGCGATGACGTTCGATCTCGAGCACGAGCGCGGCCGCCAGGCCGTGCCGCCGACGCCGCTCGAACTCGCGTTCGCCGCGCCCGTGCGCGACGAGGCGCACTTCATGCGGCTGCTCGGCGAGCGGCTCGCGCGCGTCGAGTTGCCGGCCGCGGTGATCGCGGTGCGTCTGAAGGCCACGCGCGTCGAGTCGGTCGCACCGCCGGCCGACGATCTGTTTCCCGAGCCGGGCGGCACGCGCGAGACGCGCGCGCGGCTGTTCGAGCTGCTGGTCGCGCGGCTCGGTGCGGAGAACGTGCTGCGCGCGGCGCCGGTTGCCGATCACCGGCCCGAGGCCGCGAACCGCTGGCTGCCGCTCGATGCGCAGGCCGGCAAGCCGGCCGGCGGCCCGCCGGCCGTGCCGCCGCGTCCCGCGTGGCTGCTGGCCGAGCCGCTGCCGTTGCTGATGCGCGGGGAGCGGCCGGTATTTCATACGCCGCTCAGGATGATGTCGTCGGCGGAGCGGATCGAGGCAGGGTGGTTCGATGGTCAACTGGCCGCGCGCGATTATCACGTTGCGCAGGACGAAGAGGGCGCGTGCTATTGGGTATTCAGGGAGCGGACGAGCAGCCAGGCGGACCCGCACTGGTTTCTGCACGGCCTGTTCGGGTGA
- a CDS encoding ABC transporter permease: protein MSLFSFLGALEIGLIFSLVALGVLISFRILNFPDLTVDGSFPLGGAVAATLISAGYDPFSATAFAIVAGALAGFITGWLNVRLKIMDLLASILMMIALYSVNLRIMGRPNVPLITEPTLFTVLQPDWMPDYVLRPALLAIVVVVAKLGLDWFFSSQLGLAMRATGANPRMARAQGIATGRATLAGMALSNALVALAGALFAQTQGGADISMGIGTIVIGLAAVIIGETLLPARRLVLTTLAVVLGAIVYRFFIALALNSEFIGLKAQDLNLVTAALVTIALVLPATRKKLFARKNGGA from the coding sequence ATGTCTCTGTTCTCGTTTCTGGGCGCGCTGGAGATCGGCCTGATCTTCAGTCTCGTCGCTCTCGGGGTGCTGATCTCGTTTCGCATCCTCAACTTCCCCGATCTCACCGTCGACGGCAGTTTTCCGCTCGGCGGCGCCGTCGCCGCGACGCTGATCTCGGCCGGCTACGATCCGTTCTCCGCGACGGCGTTCGCGATCGTCGCGGGCGCGCTGGCCGGCTTCATCACCGGCTGGCTCAACGTGCGCCTGAAGATCATGGATCTGCTCGCCAGCATCCTGATGATGATCGCGCTGTATTCGGTGAACCTGCGGATCATGGGCCGGCCGAACGTGCCGCTGATCACCGAGCCGACGCTGTTCACCGTGCTGCAGCCCGACTGGATGCCCGACTACGTGCTGCGCCCGGCGCTGCTCGCGATCGTCGTCGTGGTCGCGAAGCTCGGCCTCGACTGGTTCTTCTCGTCGCAGCTCGGCCTCGCGATGCGCGCGACCGGCGCGAACCCGCGGATGGCGCGTGCGCAAGGCATCGCGACCGGCCGCGCGACGCTCGCCGGGATGGCGCTGTCGAACGCGCTCGTCGCGCTCGCAGGCGCCTTGTTCGCGCAGACGCAGGGCGGCGCGGACATCTCGATGGGGATCGGCACGATCGTGATCGGGCTGGCCGCGGTGATCATCGGCGAGACGCTGCTGCCCGCGCGCCGGCTCGTGCTGACGACGCTCGCCGTCGTGCTCGGGGCGATCGTCTACCGCTTCTTCATCGCGCTCGCGCTGAACAGCGAATTCATCGGCCTGAAGGCGCAGGATCTGAACCTCGTGACGGCCGCGCTCGTCACGATCGCACTGGTGCTGCCGGCGACGCGCAAGAAGCTGTTCGCGCGCAAGAACGGAGGGGCATGA